The following proteins are co-located in the Rhodococcus opacus B4 genome:
- a CDS encoding acyl-CoA dehydrogenase family protein — MSVWDTPERQELRKTVRSFVERQVLPNLDEWERDGELPRTLHRDAAELGLLGAGFPESVGGEGGDLVDAVLICEEFHQAGASGGVFASLFTSGIALPHLAAAGNPEQIEKWVRPTLRGELIGSLAITEPGGGSDVGHLRTAAVRDGDHFVVNGAKTFITSAVRADFVVTAVRTGGAGAAGVSLLVIEKGTPGFEVARKLDKMGWRASDTAELSFVDARVPAANLVGEENSGFAQIAQAFLTERIALAAQAYSSAQRCLDLTLQWVRDRETFGRPLISRQSVQNTVTEMARRTDVARVYTRALVERSLVSNEDFIAEVCFAKNTAVEAGEWVANQAVQLFGGLGYMRESEVERQYRDMRILGIGGGTTEILTGLAAKRLGYQS; from the coding sequence GTGAGCGTGTGGGACACACCGGAGCGGCAGGAGCTGCGCAAGACGGTGCGCAGCTTCGTCGAACGACAGGTACTGCCCAACCTGGACGAGTGGGAGCGCGACGGTGAACTGCCCCGCACTCTCCACCGTGACGCCGCCGAGCTGGGACTGCTGGGCGCCGGCTTCCCCGAATCCGTCGGCGGCGAGGGCGGCGACCTCGTCGACGCGGTGCTGATCTGCGAGGAATTCCACCAGGCAGGTGCGTCGGGCGGCGTGTTCGCCTCCCTGTTCACCTCCGGCATCGCGCTGCCGCATCTCGCCGCGGCCGGGAACCCCGAGCAGATCGAGAAGTGGGTCCGCCCCACGCTGCGCGGAGAGCTCATCGGCTCGCTCGCCATCACCGAACCCGGCGGCGGTTCCGACGTCGGGCACCTGCGGACCGCCGCGGTCCGCGACGGCGACCACTTCGTCGTCAACGGCGCCAAGACGTTCATCACGTCCGCCGTCCGCGCCGACTTCGTGGTCACCGCCGTCCGGACCGGCGGCGCCGGGGCGGCCGGGGTGTCCCTCCTCGTGATCGAGAAGGGCACACCGGGATTCGAGGTGGCCCGAAAACTCGACAAGATGGGCTGGCGGGCGTCCGATACCGCCGAGCTGTCGTTCGTCGACGCACGGGTCCCCGCGGCCAACCTGGTCGGCGAGGAGAACAGCGGATTCGCGCAGATCGCCCAGGCGTTCCTCACCGAGCGCATCGCCCTCGCGGCCCAGGCGTATTCGAGCGCGCAGCGGTGCCTCGACCTGACATTGCAGTGGGTGCGCGACCGCGAGACGTTCGGCCGGCCACTGATCAGCAGGCAGTCGGTGCAGAACACCGTCACCGAGATGGCGCGGCGAACGGACGTGGCCCGCGTCTACACCCGGGCGCTGGTGGAGCGATCGCTCGTGTCGAACGAGGACTTCATCGCGGAGGTCTGTTTCGCGAAGAACACCGCCGTCGAGGCCGGCGAGTGGGTGGCCAACCAGGCCGTCCAGCTGTTCGGCGGTCTCGGCTACATGCGGGAGAGCGAAGTGGAACGGCAGTACCGCGACATGCGCATCCTCGGAATCGGTGGCGGGACCACCGAGATCCTGACGGGGCTCGCGGCAAAGCGATTGGGGTATCAGTCATGA
- a CDS encoding TIGR03084 family metal-binding protein: MAELQRFIDDLCAESDSLDALVAELPDSRWADPTPAAGWTIAHQIGHLLWTDEAALLAITDPDGFTEQLTVAASNPGGFVDAGAAEHARRSPAELLAAWRSARTRLAEALLAVPPGQKILWYGPPMKAASMATARLMETWAHGQDVADTLGVPRKPTERLKSIAHLGVRTRDFAYAVNELAPPADEFRVELTAPDGVSVWTWGPEDAAQKVTGPAEDFCLLVTQRANRADLALEATGADADAWLNIAQAFAGPAGGGREAGTR, encoded by the coding sequence ATGGCTGAACTGCAGAGGTTCATCGATGATTTGTGCGCCGAGAGCGATTCCCTGGACGCCCTGGTCGCCGAACTCCCCGACTCCCGCTGGGCCGATCCGACACCGGCCGCGGGCTGGACCATCGCCCACCAGATCGGACATCTGCTGTGGACCGACGAGGCCGCGCTGCTCGCGATCACCGACCCCGACGGCTTCACCGAGCAACTGACGGTGGCCGCTTCCAATCCCGGCGGCTTCGTCGACGCCGGCGCCGCCGAACACGCCCGGCGCTCGCCCGCAGAATTGCTCGCGGCCTGGCGCTCGGCCCGGACCCGGCTCGCGGAGGCGCTCCTGGCGGTGCCGCCCGGGCAGAAGATCCTCTGGTACGGGCCGCCGATGAAGGCGGCGTCGATGGCCACGGCCCGGTTGATGGAGACGTGGGCGCACGGCCAGGACGTCGCCGACACACTCGGGGTGCCCCGCAAACCCACCGAGCGGTTGAAGAGCATCGCCCATCTCGGAGTCCGCACCCGCGACTTCGCCTACGCCGTCAACGAACTCGCCCCACCCGCGGACGAGTTCCGCGTCGAACTCACCGCCCCCGACGGAGTGTCCGTCTGGACCTGGGGCCCCGAGGACGCCGCGCAGAAGGTCACCGGTCCCGCGGAAGACTTCTGTCTCCTCGTCACCCAGCGCGCGAACCGCGCCGACCTCGCCCTCGAGGCCACCGGCGCGGACGCCGACGCGTGGCTGAACATCGCTCAGGCCTTCGCCGGCCCCGCGGGCGGCGGCCGGGAGGCGGGAACCCGATGA
- a CDS encoding SDR family oxidoreductase: MLTQAALNPLPSPRALAARLVPGSGHRVAGKRILVTGGSSGVGEAAARRLAALGAEVVLVARGADALEAVRNDILRSGCDAHAVPCDLTDPESVDALAARVLGEIGPVDVLVNNAGRSIRRTVEDSLDRFHDFERTMAVNYFGSTRLTLAFLPSMIERGEGHVINVATWGVPAGVMPKFSAYHASKAAVGAFGRSLGAELRDRGISVTTLDFPLVRTPMIAPTTDYDAMAALTPEQAAEWFVTAVRTRPIELLPSYAELFRLLGTFAPSATDALVRRTGI, translated from the coding sequence ATGCTCACCCAGGCCGCGCTCAACCCACTTCCCTCCCCGCGCGCCCTGGCGGCGCGATTGGTCCCGGGATCCGGCCACCGTGTCGCCGGCAAGAGAATCCTCGTCACCGGCGGTTCCTCGGGGGTCGGCGAGGCCGCCGCACGCCGGTTGGCCGCGCTCGGCGCGGAGGTCGTCCTCGTCGCCCGCGGAGCCGACGCACTCGAGGCCGTGCGCAACGACATCCTCCGGTCCGGCTGCGACGCGCACGCCGTCCCCTGCGACCTCACGGACCCCGAGTCCGTCGACGCTCTCGCCGCGCGGGTGCTCGGGGAGATCGGCCCCGTCGACGTTCTCGTCAACAACGCCGGACGGTCGATCCGGCGGACCGTCGAGGACTCACTGGACCGGTTCCACGACTTCGAACGCACCATGGCCGTCAACTACTTCGGCTCGACGCGGCTGACCCTGGCCTTCCTGCCGTCGATGATCGAGCGGGGCGAGGGCCACGTGATCAACGTCGCGACGTGGGGCGTGCCCGCCGGGGTCATGCCCAAGTTCTCCGCCTACCACGCGTCCAAGGCAGCCGTCGGCGCGTTCGGCCGGAGCCTCGGCGCCGAACTGCGCGACCGCGGAATCTCGGTGACCACCCTCGACTTCCCGTTGGTCCGGACGCCGATGATCGCGCCCACCACGGACTACGACGCGATGGCGGCCCTGACTCCCGAGCAGGCAGCGGAATGGTTCGTCACAGCCGTGCGCACCCGGCCGATCGAACTGCTGCCCAGTTACGCCGAATTGTTCCGGCTGCTCGGCACGTTCGCGCCGTCCGCCACCGACGCTCTGGTGCGGCGCACCGGTATCTGA
- a CDS encoding EamA family transporter, whose amino-acid sequence MTAEPRSQLLPVVSVLGSVLSVQFGAAFASTLFDAVGAGGAVSLRLTIAAIILGVIVRPRWRRWTRTQRQGILALGVALAVMNSAFYEALARLPLGTAVTIEFLGPLTLAAVLSRRLQDGVWVLAALTGVVLLGLRENSGADSLDLVGVGFALVAGTAWAGYIVAGSHLAARVPSADGLAGASIVAAALTIPLGAASGGTALFDPRILAVGAAVALLSSVIPYSLELRALQVMSKKVFAVLIALEPAAATLAGVIVLGQVLGLQSLAAIALVVAAGVGSVLSNR is encoded by the coding sequence GTGACAGCCGAACCCCGGAGCCAGCTTCTTCCCGTCGTCTCGGTCCTCGGGTCGGTGCTGTCCGTCCAGTTCGGTGCGGCGTTCGCGAGCACCCTGTTCGACGCGGTCGGCGCCGGCGGCGCCGTGTCCCTGCGCCTGACGATCGCGGCGATCATCCTCGGGGTGATCGTGCGGCCGCGGTGGCGACGGTGGACACGAACCCAGAGGCAGGGAATTCTCGCCCTCGGAGTGGCACTCGCCGTGATGAACTCGGCGTTCTACGAGGCCCTCGCGCGGCTCCCGCTCGGCACCGCCGTCACCATCGAATTCCTGGGTCCGCTCACCCTCGCCGCCGTGCTGTCGCGAAGGCTGCAGGACGGCGTGTGGGTGCTCGCGGCGCTGACCGGCGTGGTGCTGCTCGGGCTGCGCGAGAACTCGGGCGCCGACTCCCTGGACCTCGTGGGGGTGGGGTTCGCACTCGTCGCCGGCACGGCGTGGGCCGGTTACATCGTCGCCGGCTCCCACCTCGCCGCGAGGGTGCCCAGCGCGGACGGCCTCGCCGGAGCGAGCATCGTCGCAGCGGCGCTGACGATTCCGCTCGGCGCGGCGTCCGGCGGCACCGCACTGTTCGACCCCCGGATCCTGGCCGTCGGCGCGGCGGTGGCCCTGCTGTCCTCGGTGATTCCGTACTCGCTCGAACTGCGGGCGCTGCAGGTGATGAGCAAGAAGGTGTTCGCCGTGCTCATCGCGCTGGAACCGGCGGCCGCCACCCTCGCCGGGGTGATCGTGCTCGGGCAGGTCCTCGGGCTGCAGTCGCTCGCCGCGATCGCGCTCGTCGTCGCGGCGGGCGTCGGATCCGTGCTGAGCAACCGGTAG
- a CDS encoding crotonase/enoyl-CoA hydratase family protein: MTDAVLTTRDGDIVTWTLNRPEARNPISEPDVIEALENAVADVNGDPSVRAAIVTGAGSAFSSGGNVKHMRDRAGMFGGSPADLRQGYRHGIQRIPLALYHCEVPTIAAVNGPAIGAGCDLSLMCDMRIASTAAVFAESFVKVGLVPGDGGAWFLPQSVGMARASEMAFTGDAIDAAKALEWGLVSQVVEPGELLGAARALADRVAVNPPQVLRMTKKLLREGRHQSLESLLELSAAMQSLAHHTEDHHEAVGAMLDRRSPTFTGR; the protein is encoded by the coding sequence ATGACCGACGCCGTGCTCACCACCCGCGATGGCGACATCGTCACCTGGACGCTCAACCGCCCGGAGGCCCGCAATCCCATCTCCGAGCCGGACGTGATCGAGGCGCTCGAGAATGCGGTGGCCGATGTCAACGGTGACCCCAGCGTGCGCGCCGCGATCGTCACCGGTGCAGGTTCGGCGTTCTCCTCCGGCGGCAACGTCAAACACATGCGCGACCGCGCAGGAATGTTCGGCGGCTCGCCCGCCGATCTGCGGCAGGGCTACCGGCACGGCATCCAGCGCATTCCGCTCGCCCTCTACCACTGCGAGGTGCCGACCATCGCCGCCGTCAACGGGCCCGCGATCGGCGCCGGCTGCGATCTGTCGCTGATGTGCGACATGCGGATCGCCTCCACGGCCGCCGTGTTCGCCGAGAGCTTCGTCAAGGTCGGGCTCGTTCCCGGTGACGGCGGCGCCTGGTTCCTGCCGCAGTCCGTCGGGATGGCACGGGCCAGCGAGATGGCGTTCACCGGCGACGCGATCGACGCCGCGAAGGCCCTCGAGTGGGGACTCGTCTCGCAGGTCGTCGAACCCGGGGAACTCCTCGGCGCGGCGCGGGCGCTCGCCGACCGGGTAGCGGTCAACCCGCCGCAGGTGCTGCGGATGACCAAGAAACTGCTGCGCGAGGGCCGTCACCAGAGCCTCGAAAGTCTCCTCGAACTGTCGGCGGCCATGCAGTCGCTCGCCCACCACACCGAGGACCACCACGAGGCGGTCGGCGCGATGCTCGACCGGCGCTCCCCGACCTTCACCGGCCGCTGA
- a CDS encoding acyl-CoA carboxylase subunit beta: protein MTTLKSALDTGSDEYTAAANAMTEKLAEIETEHAKALAGGGEKYTERHKKRGKLLARERIELLLDQDSPFLELCPLAAWGSDFPVGASTVVGIGVVEGVECLIVANDPTVRGGTSNPWTLRKGFRANDVARQNRLPVISLVESGGADLPTQKEVFIPGGRMFRDLTQLSAAGIPTIALVFGNSTAGGAYIPGMSDHVVMIKERSKVFLAGPPLVKMATGEESDDETLGGAEMHARKSGLADYFAVDEQDAIRIGRSIVKRLNWKKQGPAPRAEVIEPLEDPEELLGIVPADLKIPFDPREVIARIVDGSDFDEFKPMYGSSLVTGWAELHGYPVGILANARGVLFSEESQKATQFIQLANRSNTPLLFLHNTTGYMVGKEYEEGGMIKHGSMMINAVSNSTVPHISILLGASYGAGHYGMCGRAFDPRFLFAWPSSKSAVMGGAQLAGVISIVSRASAEARGQAFDEEADAGMRAMIENQIEAESVPMFLSGRLYDDGVIDPRDTRTVVGMCLSAIANAPIEGAGNFGVFRM, encoded by the coding sequence ATGACCACGTTGAAATCCGCTCTGGACACCGGTTCGGACGAGTACACCGCCGCCGCAAACGCGATGACGGAGAAGCTCGCCGAGATCGAGACCGAGCACGCCAAGGCGCTCGCGGGCGGCGGCGAGAAGTACACCGAGCGGCACAAGAAACGCGGCAAGCTCCTCGCCCGGGAGCGCATCGAACTGCTCCTCGATCAGGACTCGCCGTTCCTGGAACTGTGCCCGCTCGCGGCGTGGGGCAGCGATTTCCCGGTCGGCGCCAGCACCGTCGTGGGTATCGGGGTGGTCGAGGGCGTCGAGTGCCTGATCGTCGCCAACGATCCGACGGTGCGGGGCGGCACCAGCAATCCGTGGACGCTGCGGAAGGGGTTCCGCGCCAACGACGTCGCCCGGCAGAACCGGCTTCCCGTCATCTCCCTCGTCGAATCCGGGGGCGCGGACCTTCCGACGCAGAAGGAAGTGTTCATTCCCGGGGGCCGCATGTTCCGCGACCTCACCCAGCTGTCCGCGGCCGGCATCCCGACCATCGCTCTCGTCTTCGGCAACTCGACGGCGGGCGGCGCCTACATCCCGGGCATGTCCGATCACGTCGTCATGATCAAGGAACGGTCCAAGGTATTCCTCGCCGGACCGCCGCTGGTCAAGATGGCCACCGGCGAGGAATCCGACGACGAGACCCTCGGCGGCGCCGAGATGCATGCCCGCAAGTCCGGTCTCGCCGACTACTTCGCCGTCGACGAGCAGGACGCCATCCGGATCGGGCGTAGCATCGTCAAACGACTGAACTGGAAGAAGCAGGGGCCCGCGCCCCGGGCCGAGGTGATCGAGCCGCTCGAGGATCCCGAGGAACTGCTCGGCATCGTTCCCGCCGATCTCAAGATCCCGTTCGACCCGCGCGAGGTCATCGCCCGCATCGTCGACGGCTCCGACTTCGACGAGTTCAAGCCGATGTACGGATCGTCCCTCGTCACCGGCTGGGCCGAGCTGCACGGGTACCCGGTGGGCATCCTCGCCAACGCACGCGGCGTGCTGTTCAGCGAGGAATCGCAGAAGGCCACCCAGTTCATCCAGCTGGCCAACCGCTCGAACACCCCACTGCTGTTCCTGCACAACACGACCGGCTACATGGTCGGCAAGGAGTACGAGGAGGGCGGGATGATCAAGCACGGGTCGATGATGATCAACGCCGTCTCCAACTCCACCGTCCCGCACATCTCGATCCTGCTCGGCGCGTCCTACGGCGCGGGCCACTACGGCATGTGCGGCCGCGCGTTCGACCCCCGATTCCTGTTCGCCTGGCCGAGTTCCAAATCCGCCGTCATGGGCGGCGCGCAGCTGGCCGGCGTCATCTCCATCGTCAGCCGCGCCTCGGCCGAGGCCCGCGGGCAGGCATTCGACGAAGAAGCCGACGCCGGGATGCGCGCGATGATCGAGAACCAGATCGAGGCCGAATCGGTGCCGATGTTCCTGTCCGGTCGCCTCTACGACGACGGCGTCATCGACCCGCGCGACACCCGAACCGTGGTGGGAATGTGCCTGTCGGCCATTGCCAACGCCCCGATCGAAGGCGCCGGGAACTTCGGCGTCTTCCGGATGTGA
- the pepN gene encoding aminopeptidase N gives MSTANLTRAETAERSRAIEVLGYRVELDVLGAIDPDVGTFATTTTVEFTARTSTTWLDFLGAGVDSVTVNGAGVPVDYDGARIALAGLRESNVVTVTARGEYSRSGEGLHRFLDPADGRTYLYTQYEPADARRVFACFEQPDLKAPFTFVVTAPQEWEVISNQQVAERDDTAGGQVVTFAPTLPISTYITAVVAGPYHRVDAEWSGGDLTIPLGVLCRASLAQYLDADTIFEITRQGLGFFAEGFDYPYPFGKYDQVFVPEYNLGAMENPGCVTFTEAYVFRGAATDSQYEGRANTILHEMAHMWFGDLVTMVWWDDLWLKESFADYMGALANAEATRWTDAWVAFANRRKAWAYLQDQLPTTHPIVADIVDLEAAKLNFDGITYAKGASVLKQLVAYAGREAFFEGARRYFRAHAFGNTTLTDLLTELSATSGRDLTSWARAWLQTTGVSALSLERDADGRAAIVQTDPRPHRLGVGRFDFDGAGDLVCVQRIEVDLADPSTPIDLGDAPLVVLNDADLTYAKVRLDDRSLSTTEQSLDRVRDPLARGLIWSSLWNTTRDSELGAQRYLSMAQRFSPAESHLTLLSSVLANAPYAIEHYLPEPSRVAARREWLDHTWRALWDAPPASGSQLAWARAVAAAAEVDDSRAVNIRSLLDTDGQAPTGLSLDPDLRWAFRGALAATGHADDADLDGELRRDDTGSGRTAYLRATFSRPEPDVKAKAWESIFHDHTLSNDHLGAIIAGFRAGARHDLVAGFAAEYFASIRSVWESRSIEIARRIVVGLFPSETNLDAADGWLAGHTDAPAALRRLVVEQRDHLARDLRAQAFNSPDVTG, from the coding sequence GTGAGCACCGCGAACCTGACCCGAGCCGAAACCGCCGAACGTTCCCGCGCGATCGAGGTTCTCGGTTATCGGGTGGAACTGGACGTCCTCGGCGCAATCGATCCGGACGTCGGGACGTTCGCGACCACGACCACCGTCGAGTTCACCGCGAGAACGTCCACGACCTGGCTCGACTTCCTCGGCGCCGGCGTGGACTCGGTGACGGTCAACGGCGCCGGCGTTCCCGTCGACTACGACGGCGCCCGCATCGCGCTGGCCGGGCTGCGGGAGTCGAACGTCGTGACCGTCACCGCCCGGGGCGAGTACAGCCGTTCCGGTGAGGGACTGCACCGCTTCCTCGACCCGGCCGACGGCCGGACGTACCTCTACACACAGTACGAACCGGCGGACGCGCGGCGGGTGTTCGCGTGCTTCGAGCAGCCGGACCTGAAGGCGCCGTTCACGTTCGTCGTCACCGCGCCGCAGGAGTGGGAGGTGATCTCCAACCAGCAGGTCGCCGAGCGCGACGACACCGCGGGCGGGCAGGTCGTCACGTTCGCGCCGACCCTGCCGATCTCGACGTACATCACCGCGGTCGTGGCCGGGCCCTACCACCGGGTGGACGCGGAGTGGAGCGGCGGCGACCTCACGATCCCACTGGGCGTGCTCTGCCGGGCGTCGCTCGCGCAGTACCTCGACGCCGACACGATCTTCGAGATCACCCGGCAGGGGCTGGGCTTCTTCGCCGAGGGCTTCGACTACCCGTACCCGTTCGGCAAGTACGACCAGGTGTTCGTCCCCGAGTACAACCTCGGGGCCATGGAGAACCCGGGCTGCGTGACGTTCACCGAGGCGTACGTGTTCCGCGGGGCCGCCACCGATTCCCAGTACGAGGGCCGCGCGAACACGATCCTCCACGAGATGGCCCACATGTGGTTCGGCGACCTCGTCACGATGGTGTGGTGGGACGACCTGTGGCTCAAGGAATCGTTCGCCGACTACATGGGCGCACTGGCGAACGCGGAAGCCACCCGGTGGACCGACGCGTGGGTCGCCTTCGCCAACCGCCGCAAGGCGTGGGCGTACCTGCAGGACCAGTTGCCGACGACGCATCCGATCGTGGCGGACATCGTCGACCTCGAGGCCGCGAAACTGAACTTCGACGGCATCACGTACGCGAAGGGCGCCAGCGTCCTCAAACAACTCGTCGCGTACGCCGGGCGGGAGGCGTTCTTCGAGGGGGCGCGCCGCTATTTCCGCGCCCACGCGTTCGGGAACACCACCCTCACGGATCTGCTGACGGAACTGTCGGCGACGTCAGGCCGGGACCTGACGAGCTGGGCACGCGCCTGGTTGCAGACCACCGGGGTGTCGGCGCTGAGCCTGGAACGGGACGCCGACGGGCGCGCCGCGATCGTGCAGACCGACCCCCGGCCACATCGGCTCGGCGTGGGTCGCTTCGACTTCGACGGGGCCGGCGATCTCGTGTGCGTGCAGCGCATCGAGGTCGACCTCGCCGACCCGAGCACCCCGATCGACCTCGGCGACGCACCGCTCGTGGTGCTCAACGACGCCGACCTGACGTACGCGAAGGTGCGGCTCGACGACCGCTCGCTGAGCACCACCGAGCAGTCCCTCGACCGCGTGCGGGACCCGCTGGCGCGCGGCCTGATCTGGTCGTCGCTGTGGAACACGACCCGCGACAGCGAACTGGGCGCGCAACGGTATCTGTCGATGGCCCAGCGGTTCTCCCCGGCGGAGTCGCATCTGACGCTCCTCTCGTCCGTGCTGGCCAACGCCCCGTACGCGATCGAGCACTACCTGCCCGAGCCTTCTCGCGTCGCCGCCCGCCGCGAGTGGCTCGACCACACGTGGCGTGCGTTGTGGGACGCCCCGCCGGCGTCGGGGAGCCAACTCGCCTGGGCACGTGCGGTGGCGGCCGCCGCCGAGGTGGACGACAGTCGCGCGGTGAACATCCGTTCGCTGCTCGACACCGACGGGCAGGCACCGACGGGATTGTCGCTCGACCCGGACCTGCGGTGGGCGTTCCGGGGCGCGCTCGCCGCCACCGGGCACGCCGACGACGCGGACCTCGACGGTGAACTGCGCCGCGACGACACCGGTTCCGGCCGCACCGCGTACCTGCGGGCGACGTTCTCGCGACCGGAACCGGACGTGAAGGCGAAGGCCTGGGAATCGATCTTCCACGACCACACACTGTCCAACGACCATCTCGGCGCGATCATCGCCGGGTTCCGCGCAGGCGCCCGGCACGACCTCGTCGCGGGATTCGCCGCCGAATACTTCGCGTCGATCCGCTCGGTGTGGGAGTCGCGCAGCATCGAGATCGCCCGGCGGATCGTGGTCGGGCTGTTTCCGTCCGAGACGAATCTCGACGCCGCGGACGGATGGCTCGCCGGCCACACCGATGCACCCGCTGCGCTGCGCCGACTGGTGGTCGAGCAGCGGGATCACCTCGCCCGGGACCTGCGAGCGCAGGCGTTCAACAGCCCAGACGTCACCGGCTGA
- a CDS encoding acyclic terpene utilization AtuA family protein has product MSVRIGNCSGFYGDRLSAMREMLEGGELDYLTGDYLAELTMLILGRDRMKDPNRGYAKTFLRQAEDCLGLALDRGVRIVANAGGLNPAGLADALREVNDKLGLQAKIAHVEGDDLIGRAAELGLGSPLTANAYLGAWGIARCLNAGADVVVTGRVTDASVIVGPAAAHFGWQRDDFDQLAGAVVAGHVIECGTQATGGNYAFFTEIDDLDRPGFPIAEIDSDGSSVITKHPGTGGAVTVGTVTAQLLYEVTGGRYAGPDVTARIDTAALTQDGPDRVRISGVTGEAPPPQLKVSLNSLAGFRNEAVFVLTGLDIEAKAALVKRQLEGWLPVRPAELDWSLARTDHPDADTEEAASALLRCVVRDPDANAVGRGFSSVAVEMALASYPGFTLTAPPGQGQPYGVFTPGYVYAKEVPHVAVLPDGTRVDIEPATDVRELADVDEPALPEPRAAEPTVRAALGTIAGARSGDKGGNANVGVWVRTDEQWRWLVHALTVDEAKHLLPEAADLTVTRYVLPELRAVNFVIEGILGQGVASQARFDPQAKGLGEWLRSRHLDIPKALLPEGTT; this is encoded by the coding sequence ATGAGCGTGCGGATCGGCAACTGCTCCGGCTTCTACGGCGACCGCCTGTCGGCGATGCGCGAGATGCTCGAGGGCGGCGAACTCGACTACCTGACCGGCGACTACCTCGCCGAACTCACCATGCTGATCCTCGGCCGCGATCGCATGAAGGACCCGAACCGCGGCTACGCCAAGACGTTCCTCCGTCAGGCGGAGGACTGCCTGGGTCTGGCCCTGGACCGCGGTGTCCGCATCGTCGCGAACGCGGGCGGGCTCAATCCGGCTGGGCTCGCGGACGCGTTGCGGGAGGTGAACGACAAGCTGGGGCTGCAGGCGAAGATCGCCCACGTCGAAGGCGACGACCTGATCGGCCGGGCCGCGGAACTGGGGCTGGGCAGCCCGCTGACCGCCAACGCCTACCTCGGCGCGTGGGGCATCGCCCGGTGCCTGAACGCCGGTGCCGACGTCGTCGTCACCGGACGGGTCACCGACGCGTCCGTGATCGTGGGCCCGGCGGCCGCGCACTTCGGCTGGCAGCGAGACGATTTCGACCAGCTCGCCGGCGCCGTGGTCGCCGGCCACGTCATCGAGTGCGGCACCCAGGCGACGGGCGGCAACTACGCCTTCTTCACCGAGATCGACGACCTCGACCGTCCCGGGTTCCCGATCGCCGAGATCGACTCGGACGGCTCGTCCGTCATCACCAAGCACCCCGGCACGGGCGGCGCCGTGACCGTCGGCACCGTCACCGCGCAGTTGCTGTACGAGGTAACGGGCGGCCGGTACGCCGGCCCCGACGTGACCGCACGAATCGACACCGCCGCCCTGACCCAGGACGGCCCCGACCGGGTCCGGATCAGCGGCGTCACCGGGGAGGCGCCGCCGCCGCAGCTCAAGGTGTCGCTGAACAGTCTCGCCGGCTTCCGCAACGAGGCCGTGTTCGTGCTCACCGGCCTCGACATCGAGGCCAAGGCGGCGCTGGTGAAGCGGCAACTCGAAGGCTGGCTGCCCGTCCGGCCCGCCGAGCTCGACTGGTCGCTCGCCCGCACCGACCACCCGGACGCCGACACCGAGGAGGCGGCCAGTGCGCTGCTCCGCTGCGTCGTCCGGGACCCCGACGCCAACGCCGTCGGTCGCGGATTCTCCTCGGTCGCAGTCGAAATGGCACTCGCGAGCTACCCGGGCTTCACGCTGACGGCGCCGCCCGGTCAGGGGCAGCCCTACGGCGTGTTCACCCCCGGATACGTGTACGCCAAGGAGGTCCCGCACGTCGCGGTGCTGCCGGACGGAACCCGCGTCGACATCGAACCGGCCACCGACGTCCGGGAACTCGCGGACGTCGACGAGCCCGCACTCCCGGAGCCGCGTGCGGCAGAGCCCACCGTCCGCGCCGCGCTCGGCACCATCGCCGGGGCGCGCAGCGGCGACAAGGGCGGCAACGCGAACGTCGGCGTGTGGGTGCGCACCGACGAACAGTGGCGATGGCTGGTCCACGCGCTGACCGTCGACGAGGCGAAGCACCTCCTCCCGGAGGCCGCCGACCTCACCGTCACGAGGTACGTGCTGCCGGAACTGCGCGCCGTCAACTTCGTGATCGAGGGAATCCTCGGGCAGGGCGTCGCGTCCCAGGCCCGGTTCGACCCGCAGGCCAAGGGGCTCGGCGAATGGCTGAGATCCCGGCACCTCGACATACCGAAGGCACTCCTCCCCGAAGGGACAACGTAG